Within the Vagococcus carniphilus genome, the region CCCACTAGCAGGCATAATTGGATTTTTCAAATCTAAACCTGGTAGTTTGACACTTAATCGACTCATATTATCACTTCTCCTGACTTAAATACTGGTCCTTCGTCGCACACTTTTTTATTAACAGTCGGATCCTTTTTGGATGGACACACACATGCGTAACAAGCACCTATCCCGCAAGCCATGCGTTCTTCCATCGATAAATAGACATGAGGATGATTTGGAAAAGTCATCTCTACAGATTTCAACAAACCACTAGGTCCACAAGCATAGATAGCTTTAGGATTAGGGTGAACTTTTAAAGCTTTATTCATCAAATCTCCTGTGTGACCTTTATATCCATAAGAACCATCATCAGTTGCTAACATCAAGACACCTAAGTCAGAGAATTCTTTTTCGTAAAAAATCGCATTCTTATTAGCAAATCCATGCATAAAAATAATTTTAGCTTTTTTTTCAGCTAATTTTTTTCCTAATTCGTACAAGGGAGGAACGCCAATTCCTCCACCTACTAAAAATACGACATCATTTTCTACAACTTCTTCTATATTAAAGCCATTGCCTAAAGGTCCTAAACAATCTATCTTAGTTCCTTCTTCTAATTGACTTAAAACTTTTGTCCCTTCACCTTCTGCACGGTAGATAATTTGACAAGTTTCATTTTCTTTAGAAATATTAGCTAGACTTATAGGTCTTCTTAGTAGTAAATCAGAGCGAGGGACACGAATATGAATAAATTGGCCTGGTTGATTCATCTCTTGTACCAATTTTCCCTGTAATGTTAATTCAAATATATTTTCTGCAATCTCTACTTGCTTTGTCATTACCATCATTTCTTGTTTCATGTTCCCTCTCCTTTTCTTTTATAAAGCAATTGCTGAAAAACTTCTATCTTCTAGTACTTTTAAAATAGCATCAGCTGTATCTAGAGATGTCATCAATGGAACTCCATTTTCTACAGTGACTCTTCTAATTTGAAAGCCATCAGATTTATGTTGGCTATTACTTCCTGTTGTATTAATAACCAACTGAGTATGTCCTAATCGAATAACATCCACGACATCTAATTTATCTTCAGCATTGATTTTTGAAACCACTTTAACTTCTAATCCATTATTTCTTAAAAACTCTCCTGTTCCTTCTGTTGCAATTAAGCCGTAACCAATTTCACTAAATCGTTTTGCTAATGAAAGAGCCTCTTCTTTTGTTTCATCTGCAACTGTGAATAGAACTGAACCATAATCTGGCAAATGCATGCCACTAGCTTCAAATGCTTTATACAAGGCTTTTTCTAATGTTTTATCCGTTCCCATTACTTCTCCTGTTGATTTCATTTCAGGTCCAAGTTGAGTATCAACATCATGTAATTTTGCAAATGAGAAGACAGGTGCTTTAATATGAACCATCTCTGACTCTTTATAAAGGCCATCTTCAAAACCTAAGACTTCCAGACTTTGACCCAAAATACATTTTGTTGCTATTTGTGCCATTGGAATACCTGTTACTTTGCTTAAAAATGGTGCTGTACGACTTGCTCTAGGATTTACTTCAATCACATACACTTCTTCATTTTGAGCAATAAACTGAACGTTCATCATACCCTTACAATTTAAGCCTAGAGCTAATTTTTTAGTGTAATCAATAATTTTTTGTATCACTGTTTCAGATAAGTTTTGAGGTGGATATACAGCCATTGAGTCTCCAGAATGAACACCAGCTTTTTCAATATGCTCCATAATACCCGGTAATAAAACATGTTGACCATCGCATATTGCATCTACTTCACACTCAACACCAACTAAGTAACGATCAATTAAGACAGGATGCTCTGGGGAGGCCTTCACTGCTTCTTTCATATATCGTTTTAAATCCTCTGTACTCCAAACAATCTCCATTGCTCGACCACCTAAAACATAACTTGGTCTAACTAAAACTGGATAACCAATTGACTCAGCAATCTTTATTGCGTCATCTGTATTTGTTGCTGTTGCGCCTTTTGGTTGTGGGATATTCATCTCTTTTAAAGCTTGTTCAAATTTATCTCGATTTTCAGCTCGATCTAAATCTTCGATACTTGTTCCAATGATATGAACGCCATGACTGGATAAAACTTCAGCTAAATTAATGGCCGTTTGACCACCAAACTGAACAATTACGCCTTTTGGTTTTTCAAGTTCAACGACATGCATGACATCCTCTAGTGTAAGAGGTTCAAAGTACAGTTTATCTGAAATTGAGAAATCAGTTGAAACTGTTTCAGGATTACTATTCATAATAATCGCTTCATAACCTGCTTCTTGTATCGCTCTTACTGAATGAACTGTGGCGTAGTCAAATTCTACTCCTTGTCCAATCCTAATCGGCCCTGATCCAAGAACTAAGATGGATTCTTTATCCGAACGAATGCTTTCGTTTTCTTGTTCGTATGTTCCATAAAAATAAGGTGTTTTAGATTCAAATTCTGCTGCACAAGTGTCGACCATTTTGTAAACTGGTAAAAGATTTAATTCTTTTCGTCTTTCGTAAATCGCACGCTCCGTTTGTTGCCATTTACTTGCAATGGCCTTATCTGATAAGCCATACTCTTTAGCACGTTTTAACATTTCTCTACTTTGATCATTTTCAAGTTCTTTTTCGATTTCAATAATATGGAGAATTTTATCTAAGAAGAACAAATCAATCTTTGTAAAATCAGCAATTTCTTTAATCGAGAAGTTCCTTCTAATTGCTTCTGCTACATAGAATAAACGATCATCTTGTGCGTGAATCATTCCAAACGTAATTTCATCATCGGTTAATGTATATAATTCTTCTAGCTCAATATGATGTGCTCCAATTTCAAGTGAACGAACCGCTTTTAATAACGACTCTTCAATCGTTCTTCCTAAAGACATGACTTCTCCAGTTGCCTTCATCTGAGTACTTAAGATGCGGTTTCCCTTTTCAAATTTATCAAAAGCCCATCTAGGTATTTTGGTAACGATGTAATCCAAGGTAGGTTCAAACATAGAATAGGTTGTTTCTGTGACCGGATTCTTCACCTCATCAAGTGTTAGACCCACTGCAATTTTGGCAGCCAGTTTAGCAATTGGAAATCCTGTTGCTTTACTTGCTAAAGCAGATGAACGACTGACTCTTGGGTTAACCTCAATAACATAGTATTTATAACTCATCGGATCAAGAGCTAGTTGAACGTTACAACCACCTTCAATTTTTAATGCTTTAATAATTTTCAGTGAAGCATCTCTTAGAAGTTGAATTTCAACATCAGATAAGGTTTGACAAGGAGCAAATACAATAGAATCTCCTGTATGAATTCCTACTGGATCGAAGTTCTCCATGTGACAAACCACAATTGCGTTGTCTGTTGAATCTCGCATTACTTCAAACTCAATTTCCTTATAACCTGCGATACTCTTTTCAATAAGACATTGGGTTGCTGGAGAAAGATGAAGTCCTTTTTTTGTAATTTCAATTAGACTTGCTTCATCTTCGCACATTCCTCCACCCGTTCCTCCTAAAGTAAATGCTGGACGAACAATTAAGGGATAGCCAATTTGATTAGCAAACTCAATGGCTTCAGATACATTATTTACAATCACACTCTCAGGAATAGGCTCACCTAACTCTTCCATCAGTTGTTTGAATAAATCACGATCTTCTGCCTGATCAATTGCACTTAGCTTAGTTCCAAGTAGCTCAATGGACAATTCTTCTAAAATGCCACTTTTTGATAAAGACATTGCCATGTTAAGTCCTGTCTGTCCACCTAAAGTAGGTAGAATGGCATCTGGTCGTTCTTTTCTTAAAATTTTCGAAACAAACTCTAGCGTAATAGGTTCGATGTAAACTTTATCAGCAACTTCTTTATCGGTCATAATTGTAGCTGGGTTAGAATTAATCAAAATAACTTCGTAACCTTCTTCTTTCAAAGCAAGACAAGCTTGTGTTCCGGCATAATCAAATTCAGCTGCTTGCCCGATAATAATTGGCCCAGAACCAATAACTAGTATTTTCTTAATATCTTTTCGTTTAGGCATTTTTTCTCCCCCAGTTATCCATTAATTCTAAAAACTCATCAAAAAGTGAAACGGCATCATGTGGTCCAGGTGCTGCGTCTGGATGAAATTGTACAGAAAATGATGGGTAATTCTTATGTTTTACTCCTTCAACCGTTTCATCATTCAATTCAATATGAGTGATCATCAAATCTGTTTTTTCTACACTTTCTTTTGACACGGCATAACCATGATTTTGAGAAGTAAAGTAAATCTCATTTGAAGCAACCACTCTAACAGGATGATTACTTCCTCTATGACCATACGTTAATTTATACGTATCGGCACCGTTGGCCAAGCTTAATAATTGATGTCCTAAACAAATACCAAAAACTGGTACTTTCTTTTGAATTTCTAAAATCATTTGAGTCACATCTTTTACATCTTTAGGATCTCCTGGTCCATTTGATAGCATGACACCATCTGGTGAAAAAGCTAGTATTTGTTCTGCTGTATAATGATAAGGAACAACTGTAACACGTACGTTTCTAAGAACTAGTTCTCTTAAAATACTTTGCTTCATCCCAAAATCAACAACAACAACATTTTTACCAGTACCTGGAATACTATATGGTTTTGTTGTTGAAACTTCATGCACTTGATTCCTTGGTAACACAGTTGCTCTTAACTGGTCGTATTCATGGTCAATGTCTTCTACCACGTTAATGATGCTACCTTTAATTGTTCCTGTTTCTCTTATTTTTCTCGTTAATGCTCGCGTGTCGATACCTGAAATACCAGGAATTTTCTTTTTCTTTAAAAAATCATCTAATGTCATTTGAGAACGCCAATTAGATGCAACTCTGGCATGATCTTTGACAATAACACCATTACAAGCAGGCTCCATTGATTCAAAGTCATCTCGATTAATCCCATAATTTCCAATAGTAGGTGACGTAAATAAAATCATCTGCCCTTTAAAACTTGGATCTGTTAGAACTTCTTGATAACCACTCATACCTGTTGTGAAAACTACTTCTCCTGTTCCTACACCAAGTGAACCAAACCCTTCACCTTCAAAGTAGGTACCATCTTCTAATATCAACAATCGCTTCATTTTTTACTCTCCTTTATGCCAAACGACTTGACCATCCACTAGTGTGTAGATAGTTTCACCGTAAACTTGTTCACCAATAAATGGTGTGTTATTTGATTTTGAAACAAAGTCATCTGAAATAGTCATTTCTTTTGATAAATCAAAAATGGCTATATCTGCTGCACTTCCAATATTTAGCGTTCCTGTTTTTAAACCAAATAGTTTAGAAGGTGCTTGTGTCATCCAATAGACAACTTGTTCCAATGTAAATCGATTTGTTTTAACAAAATGGGTGTACATTAATTGGAAGGCCGACTCACTACCAATAATGCCAAAAGGAGATTTCAACATACTTTGATTTTTTTCCTCATGACTATGAGGAGCGTGATCGGTTGCAATACAATCAATCGTTCCATCAAGTAATCCTTCTATTAAAGCTTTTTGGTCATCACTTGCTCTAAGAGGAGGATTCATTTTAAATGAACCGTGATCTTTAGTAATATCTTCATCCTTTAGTATTAAATGATGAGGACACACCTCACACGTTACATGAATCCCTTGCTTTTTAGCTTGTCTGATAACCTCAACACTTTCTTTAGTTGAAACATGACAGACATGATAATGAACTCCTGTTTCTTTAGCTAATAAAACATCTCTAGCAATTTGGGAGGATTCTGTTGCACTCATAATACCTGGTAAACCAAGCTTTTTAGAAATTTCTCCTTGATGCATCACTCCACCAAATAAGAGCGACTCATCTTCTGTATGAGCGACAATTGCCATATTTAGTTTGGCTGCTTCTTTCATAGCCAAATACATCGTTCCAGCTGTCTGAACCCCGACACCATCATTCGTAAATGCAAATGCTTTTTCATTTTTTAACGCTTCAAAGTCAACTAATTCTTCACTCTTTAATTGCTTAGTTATTGGCGCATATTGTTTGATTTTAACTACACTATCTTTTTCAATTAGTTGATTCACATGAGCTAACTTTTCCTTTGTATCTGGTACTGGATTTAAGTTAGGCATAGCACAAACAGTCGTGAAGCCTCCTTTTGCTGCTGAAGCACTTCCAGTGGCGATCGTTTCTTTATATTCAAAGCCAGGTTCTCTAAAATGAACGTGGACATCCACTAGTCCGGGTGTTATTAGCCCGCCTTTAGCATCGATTATTTTTTCGAAAGAAATTGTTGACTCTTTTAATTTCCCGACTGCTTTAATTACGTTATCTTCTATCCAAACATCAACTTGGTTTAGTTCATTATCTTCCGTTACAATATAACCATTTTTTATTAGTGTATTCATCTAATCCTCCTAAGCCTTTCCGTGTAATATTGCTTCTAAAATAGCCATTCTCATAAAAACGCCATTACTCATTTGTTCAATAATTCTTGATTGGTAAGATTCCACCAGTTCATCTGCCAACTCTACATCTCGGTTAACTGGTGCTGGATGCATGATAATAGCTCCTTTTTTCATTCTTTTTGCCCGTTCATTCGTTAATCCAAATTCTTGATGATACATTTCTTTAGAAAAGACTTCTTCTCCACTATGTCGTTCATGTTGAACCCGTAACATCATCATGACGTCAACTGTTGAGATGACTTCATCAATTGGTAAGAATTCACCATATGCTTCGTATTTCTGATGGTACCAGTCTTTCGGTCCGCAGAAATAAAGAGTAGCACCTAATCTTCTCAGCATCTTCATATTAGAATTAGCCACTCTTGAATGGGTTAAATCACCACAAATAGCTATCTTTAAATTTTCAAACGTTCCAAATTCTTCGTATATCGTTAGTAAATCAAGTAGGCACTGCGTTGGATGGTTTCCACTACCGTCTCCCCCATTAATAATGGAAGTTCTAATCGTTTTACTTTGAATTAGTTGATTGTAATACTCCTCTTCCGTATGTCTAATCACACAAGCTTGAACACCGATGGCTGACATCGTTAGAACAGTGTCATAAAGAGATTCTCCCTTTGATACAGAACTTGTTTTTGCATCAAATTCAATCACATCAATGCCCAATTTTTTTTCTGCTACTTCAAAACTTTTATGTGTCCGTGTACTATTTTCGAAAAATAAATTGGCAACAAAATATTGTTCATCTGCTAACTGAGGTATAGCTCCTTGTTTAAACTGCTGCGCTCGTTTTATTAATCCCATCACTTCTTGATCGCTTAAGGATTCAGCTGTTAATAAATGCTTTAAACTGATTCTTTCCGATGTGATAATCATTTTTTTCCTCCTAAAATAGTACGATTTATTTATTCCGTTTCACTTTTTGCGTTTTCTGGTAAGAAGACATTTAACAAGATTCCAAACAAAGTTGCTAATGCCATTCCTGAAAGAGCCACTGGTCCTACTTGAAATGTTAATCCCCCAATCCCAACTACCAAAATAACTGAGGCAATTAGTAGATTTCTTTTTTTGTTAAAATCAATTTTATTATCAATTAATATTTTCAGACCACTTGAAGCAATAACTCCGAAAAGAATGAAACTAATTCCTGCAATGACTGGTCCAGGTATACTTTGAATGATAGCCGTTAGTTTACCGACAAATCCTAATACCATTGCTAAAACCGCTGCTCCTCCTATTACAAACACACTATGAACTCTTGTAATCGCAAGAACTCCAATGTTTTCTCCATAACTAGTTACAGGAGGACCACCAACTAATCCTGCTACAATTTGTGCTAACCCATCTCCCATGAGAGTACGATTTAATCCAGGGTTTTCATAAAAATTACGTTTTGTTAATTTATTTAGTACCATCAAATGACCAATATGCTCTGTCATTGTTACAAATGCAATCGGAGCCATTGTCACAATCGCTGTAATGTAAAGCTTAGGTGAGTAAGTAACAAATGGTACTTGAAAATTCGGTACTGCAAACCAGGCTGCTTCTTTAATCGGTTCAATATCAACAATGCCAAACAGTAGAGCTATCACATAGCCACAGACAATTCCTAGTAGTATGGGAATCAGTCCTAAAAATCCTTTAAGATACATGTTAAAAACAATCGTCAAAAGTAAGGTTAAGAGTGCTACTGCAATGTATTTAACGTTATAAAGTTGCTCGCCATTTGGTAAATTTTGATACATGGCTTGATTAGCTGCATTTGCTGCAAGCCCTAAACCAATTACCATAACAACTGGCCCCACTACAATCGGTGGTAACAATCGATCCAGCCATGCTGAGCCAGCTTTTTTAACAATGAGTGAAACAATCAGGTAAACCATACCAGTTGTCACGGCTCCTAGCGCAATAGCTGGATAACCTGCGTCTTTCATTAACATCTGCATCGCTGCAATAAAAGCAAAGCTACTTCCTAAATAAGCTGGAATTTTTCCCTTTGTGACAAATAGATAAACTAATGTCCCAAGTCCGGAACTGAATAAGGCAATGCCTGGGTTAATACCAACTAATATTGGAACAAGGACTGTCGCCCCAAACATCGTGAACAAATGCTGTAAACTTAATCCTAACCACTTAATACCATTTGGCTTATCTTTAATATCTAATACAACATCTGGATTTCTAAATTCTTTATTCATTTTCTTCTCCTTTGTAATAAAAAAACCTCGTATCTATCAATTAGAAACGAGGCGTACGAAAATAGACTGAGTTTAGGATAGTTTTTCTCCCTACTCATTTGTCTAAGTCGCTTTTCCTAGTCTCTCTGTACTTGATTAAAAAGCTTATTTAATTGTCTTTTTTTATTGTAATCCCATCATGTCCATCGACCTCTTCAACAGCTACAATAATTTGTTCTGATTTTGAAGTTGGAATGTTTTTTCCAACGTAATCAGCTCGAATAGGTAGCTCTCTATGTCCTCTATCGACCAAAACCGCTAATGAAATTTTATCTGGTCTTCCTAAATCCATAATCGCGTCCAAAGCTGCTCGAATAGTACGACCAGTGAAAATAACATCATCAATTAAAATGACTTCCTTATTTTCTAATGGAAATGGGACATTCGTGTCATTAATCGTTGGTTCTTCTTTTTTTATTTCATGATTATCATCTCGGTAAAGAGTAATATCAAGTTCTCCCACAGGAATATCTTTTCCTTCAAGTTGTTTCAATCTTTCAGCAATTCTCTTAGCTAAGTAAATGCCTCTTGTTTTGATTCCTACAAGAACGATATCATCAATTCCTTTATGACGTTCAATAATTTCATAAGTAATTCGTGTCAATGCTCTACTCATCGTCATTTTATCAATAATTTCTTTTTCAGACATTTAACTTCCTCCTAAAAAATCCAATAAAAAAACCTCTCATCCATAAAGAATAAGAGGGAATTTGATTTTATCAAAATTAACCAACTCACTATG harbors:
- a CDS encoding dihydroorotate dehydrogenase electron transfer subunit translates to MKQEMMVMTKQVEIAENIFELTLQGKLVQEMNQPGQFIHIRVPRSDLLLRRPISLANISKENETCQIIYRAEGEGTKVLSQLEEGTKIDCLGPLGNGFNIEEVVENDVVFLVGGGIGVPPLYELGKKLAEKKAKIIFMHGFANKNAIFYEKEFSDLGVLMLATDDGSYGYKGHTGDLMNKALKVHPNPKAIYACGPSGLLKSVEMTFPNHPHVYLSMEERMACGIGACYACVCPSKKDPTVNKKVCDEGPVFKSGEVII
- the carB gene encoding carbamoyl-phosphate synthase large subunit yields the protein MPKRKDIKKILVIGSGPIIIGQAAEFDYAGTQACLALKEEGYEVILINSNPATIMTDKEVADKVYIEPITLEFVSKILRKERPDAILPTLGGQTGLNMAMSLSKSGILEELSIELLGTKLSAIDQAEDRDLFKQLMEELGEPIPESVIVNNVSEAIEFANQIGYPLIVRPAFTLGGTGGGMCEDEASLIEITKKGLHLSPATQCLIEKSIAGYKEIEFEVMRDSTDNAIVVCHMENFDPVGIHTGDSIVFAPCQTLSDVEIQLLRDASLKIIKALKIEGGCNVQLALDPMSYKYYVIEVNPRVSRSSALASKATGFPIAKLAAKIAVGLTLDEVKNPVTETTYSMFEPTLDYIVTKIPRWAFDKFEKGNRILSTQMKATGEVMSLGRTIEESLLKAVRSLEIGAHHIELEELYTLTDDEITFGMIHAQDDRLFYVAEAIRRNFSIKEIADFTKIDLFFLDKILHIIEIEKELENDQSREMLKRAKEYGLSDKAIASKWQQTERAIYERRKELNLLPVYKMVDTCAAEFESKTPYFYGTYEQENESIRSDKESILVLGSGPIRIGQGVEFDYATVHSVRAIQEAGYEAIIMNSNPETVSTDFSISDKLYFEPLTLEDVMHVVELEKPKGVIVQFGGQTAINLAEVLSSHGVHIIGTSIEDLDRAENRDKFEQALKEMNIPQPKGATATNTDDAIKIAESIGYPVLVRPSYVLGGRAMEIVWSTEDLKRYMKEAVKASPEHPVLIDRYLVGVECEVDAICDGQHVLLPGIMEHIEKAGVHSGDSMAVYPPQNLSETVIQKIIDYTKKLALGLNCKGMMNVQFIAQNEEVYVIEVNPRASRTAPFLSKVTGIPMAQIATKCILGQSLEVLGFEDGLYKESEMVHIKAPVFSFAKLHDVDTQLGPEMKSTGEVMGTDKTLEKALYKAFEASGMHLPDYGSVLFTVADETKEEALSLAKRFSEIGYGLIATEGTGEFLRNNGLEVKVVSKINAEDKLDVVDVIRLGHTQLVINTTGSNSQHKSDGFQIRRVTVENGVPLMTSLDTADAILKVLEDRSFSAIAL
- a CDS encoding carbamoyl phosphate synthase small subunit produces the protein MKRLLILEDGTYFEGEGFGSLGVGTGEVVFTTGMSGYQEVLTDPSFKGQMILFTSPTIGNYGINRDDFESMEPACNGVIVKDHARVASNWRSQMTLDDFLKKKKIPGISGIDTRALTRKIRETGTIKGSIINVVEDIDHEYDQLRATVLPRNQVHEVSTTKPYSIPGTGKNVVVVDFGMKQSILRELVLRNVRVTVVPYHYTAEQILAFSPDGVMLSNGPGDPKDVKDVTQMILEIQKKVPVFGICLGHQLLSLANGADTYKLTYGHRGSNHPVRVVASNEIYFTSQNHGYAVSKESVEKTDLMITHIELNDETVEGVKHKNYPSFSVQFHPDAAPGPHDAVSLFDEFLELMDNWGRKNA
- a CDS encoding dihydroorotase; the protein is MNTLIKNGYIVTEDNELNQVDVWIEDNVIKAVGKLKESTISFEKIIDAKGGLITPGLVDVHVHFREPGFEYKETIATGSASAAKGGFTTVCAMPNLNPVPDTKEKLAHVNQLIEKDSVVKIKQYAPITKQLKSEELVDFEALKNEKAFAFTNDGVGVQTAGTMYLAMKEAAKLNMAIVAHTEDESLLFGGVMHQGEISKKLGLPGIMSATESSQIARDVLLAKETGVHYHVCHVSTKESVEVIRQAKKQGIHVTCEVCPHHLILKDEDITKDHGSFKMNPPLRASDDQKALIEGLLDGTIDCIATDHAPHSHEEKNQSMLKSPFGIIGSESAFQLMYTHFVKTNRFTLEQVVYWMTQAPSKLFGLKTGTLNIGSAADIAIFDLSKEMTISDDFVSKSNNTPFIGEQVYGETIYTLVDGQVVWHKGE
- a CDS encoding aspartate carbamoyltransferase catalytic subunit — encoded protein: MIITSERISLKHLLTAESLSDQEVMGLIKRAQQFKQGAIPQLADEQYFVANLFFENSTRTHKSFEVAEKKLGIDVIEFDAKTSSVSKGESLYDTVLTMSAIGVQACVIRHTEEEYYNQLIQSKTIRTSIINGGDGSGNHPTQCLLDLLTIYEEFGTFENLKIAICGDLTHSRVANSNMKMLRRLGATLYFCGPKDWYHQKYEAYGEFLPIDEVISTVDVMMMLRVQHERHSGEEVFSKEMYHQEFGLTNERAKRMKKGAIIMHPAPVNRDVELADELVESYQSRIIEQMSNGVFMRMAILEAILHGKA
- a CDS encoding solute carrier family 23 protein, translating into MNKEFRNPDVVLDIKDKPNGIKWLGLSLQHLFTMFGATVLVPILVGINPGIALFSSGLGTLVYLFVTKGKIPAYLGSSFAFIAAMQMLMKDAGYPAIALGAVTTGMVYLIVSLIVKKAGSAWLDRLLPPIVVGPVVMVIGLGLAANAANQAMYQNLPNGEQLYNVKYIAVALLTLLLTIVFNMYLKGFLGLIPILLGIVCGYVIALLFGIVDIEPIKEAAWFAVPNFQVPFVTYSPKLYITAIVTMAPIAFVTMTEHIGHLMVLNKLTKRNFYENPGLNRTLMGDGLAQIVAGLVGGPPVTSYGENIGVLAITRVHSVFVIGGAAVLAMVLGFVGKLTAIIQSIPGPVIAGISFILFGVIASSGLKILIDNKIDFNKKRNLLIASVILVVGIGGLTFQVGPVALSGMALATLFGILLNVFLPENAKSETE
- the pyrR gene encoding bifunctional pyr operon transcriptional regulator/uracil phosphoribosyltransferase PyrR, which encodes MSEKEIIDKMTMSRALTRITYEIIERHKGIDDIVLVGIKTRGIYLAKRIAERLKQLEGKDIPVGELDITLYRDDNHEIKKEEPTINDTNVPFPLENKEVILIDDVIFTGRTIRAALDAIMDLGRPDKISLAVLVDRGHRELPIRADYVGKNIPTSKSEQIIVAVEEVDGHDGITIKKDN